The following coding sequences are from one Halomicrobium zhouii window:
- a CDS encoding adenylate kinase family protein, translating to MRVAVTGTPGTGKTTATDLLASDPDFDLDVVHLNDVIKSEGFDEGTDEDRGSVIADLDAVAGWLEGRDDLLFESHLAHNFEADRVVVLRAHPDTVVERLRERGDGDAKAYENAESEALDVVLSEAVETHGLDSVYEIDTTEQSPEDVAAAIAAVVAGEREPSAGEVTYIEWL from the coding sequence GTGAGAGTCGCCGTCACGGGGACGCCGGGAACCGGGAAGACGACGGCGACAGACCTGCTCGCATCGGACCCCGACTTCGACCTCGACGTCGTCCACCTCAATGACGTGATCAAGTCCGAGGGGTTCGACGAAGGCACCGACGAAGACCGGGGGAGTGTCATCGCGGACCTCGACGCCGTCGCCGGATGGCTGGAGGGTCGCGACGACCTTCTCTTCGAATCCCATCTGGCCCACAACTTCGAGGCCGACCGCGTGGTCGTGCTCCGGGCCCATCCCGACACCGTGGTCGAGCGGCTCCGGGAGCGCGGCGACGGCGACGCGAAGGCCTACGAAAATGCCGAGAGCGAAGCGCTCGACGTGGTCCTCTCCGAGGCCGTCGAGACCCACGGGCTCGACAGCGTCTACGAGATAGACACGACGGAGCAGTCGCCCGAGGACGTCGCCGCGGCGATAGCGGCAGTCGTCGCCGGCGAGCGCGAACCGAGCGCGGGCGAGGTCACGTACATCGAGTGGCTATGA
- the hisC gene encoding histidinol-phosphate transaminase, translating into MQPRDLSAHTVYRAGRGVDEVARELGMDPDDLVKLASNENMYGPSPAAVEAIREGADRMHSYPKASHADLVEAIAEQWSVEGEQVWLGNGGDGVLDYLARAMLEPGDAVLAPEPGFAYYPMSARFHHGTVGTYKLSKADDFAQTPDVVLDSYDGERIVYVTSPHNPTGSEMTNEDVVELAERTDEETLILVDEAYGEFTENPSAADLLDERDDVAVLRTFSKVYGLAGVRLGYGLVPEAWADAYARINTPFAASELACRAGLAALDDDEHVERTVETARWAREYYHEHLDAPTWDSGGNFVLCEVGDATAVADAAEREGVIVRDCTSFGLPECVRVTCGTREDAETAVETINEVLAE; encoded by the coding sequence ATGCAACCACGCGACCTCTCCGCCCACACGGTGTACCGGGCGGGTCGCGGCGTCGACGAAGTCGCCCGCGAACTGGGGATGGACCCCGACGACCTCGTGAAACTCGCGTCGAACGAGAACATGTACGGCCCGAGCCCGGCCGCCGTCGAGGCGATCCGCGAGGGCGCCGACCGGATGCACTCCTATCCGAAGGCGTCCCACGCAGACCTGGTCGAGGCCATCGCGGAGCAGTGGTCCGTCGAAGGCGAGCAGGTGTGGCTCGGCAACGGCGGCGACGGCGTGCTCGACTACCTCGCTCGCGCGATGCTCGAACCGGGCGACGCCGTACTCGCGCCCGAACCGGGCTTCGCCTACTACCCGATGAGCGCCCGGTTCCACCACGGCACCGTCGGGACCTACAAGCTATCGAAGGCCGACGACTTCGCCCAGACGCCCGACGTCGTCCTGGATTCCTACGACGGCGAGCGCATCGTCTACGTCACGAGCCCGCACAATCCCACGGGGTCGGAGATGACCAACGAGGACGTCGTCGAACTGGCCGAACGCACCGACGAGGAGACGCTGATCCTCGTCGACGAGGCCTACGGCGAGTTCACCGAGAACCCGAGCGCCGCCGACTTGCTCGACGAACGCGACGACGTCGCCGTCCTCCGGACCTTCTCGAAGGTGTACGGGCTGGCCGGCGTCCGCCTCGGCTACGGGCTGGTCCCCGAGGCGTGGGCCGACGCCTACGCCCGGATCAACACACCGTTCGCCGCCAGCGAACTGGCCTGCCGCGCCGGACTCGCCGCGCTGGACGACGACGAGCACGTCGAGCGGACCGTCGAGACCGCTCGCTGGGCCCGGGAGTACTACCACGAGCACCTCGACGCGCCGACGTGGGACAGCGGCGGCAACTTCGTGCTCTGTGAAGTCGGCGACGCGACGGCCGTCGCGGACGCGGCTGAACGCGAGGGCGTCATCGTCCGCGACTGCACGAGTTTCGGCCTCCCCGAGTGCGTCCGCGTCACCTGCGGGACCCGCGAAGACGCCGAGACGGCCGTCGAGACGATAAACGAGGTGCTGGCCGAGTGA
- a CDS encoding CopD family protein — translation MGFVEAAVYGVHLLFAGLWSGSVLFVTLAVLPTAMDGDIDPAPMELVSNRLKQVSRVSALLLLLTGGHLAATFYTGSSLLNTTRGNLVLVMVALWFLLAAFTEIAASKLSDGLAQQKIREPARNARPFLLAASLVSVLLLFDAGALLGL, via the coding sequence ATGGGATTCGTCGAAGCCGCCGTGTACGGGGTGCATCTGCTCTTCGCGGGCCTGTGGTCCGGGAGCGTGCTGTTCGTCACGCTCGCCGTCCTGCCGACGGCGATGGACGGGGACATCGACCCCGCCCCGATGGAACTGGTGTCGAACCGACTCAAACAGGTGTCCCGGGTGAGTGCGCTCTTGCTCCTGCTGACCGGCGGGCACCTCGCCGCGACGTTTTACACCGGCTCCTCACTACTGAACACGACGCGAGGCAACCTCGTCCTCGTCATGGTCGCGCTGTGGTTCCTGCTGGCGGCGTTCACCGAAATCGCCGCGAGTAAGCTCTCGGACGGACTCGCACAGCAGAAGATCAGAGAACCGGCGCGGAACGCCAGACCGTTCCTCCTCGCCGCGTCGCTCGTCTCGGTCCTCCTGCTGTTCGACGCCGGCGCGCTACTCGGACTGTAA
- a CDS encoding fumarylacetoacetate hydrolase family protein, whose translation MKRVRFRDSAGNVRGGRWTVEDGEPVVTAAAGPYGRIAFGDESYSPEEVEVLPPCEPTKIVCVGLNYADHAEETGKDIPDRPMLFLKPPNTVASHNSTVTLLPDKERIDFEAELGVVIGEQCKNVTAKGAEDVIAGYTCVNDLSNRDDQRQEQNWVRGKAFDNACPIGPLVATPEHVPEDATIESRVNGETRQSSSRDNFIFSIPELIEEITSYMTLEPGDVISTGTPSGVGPLENGDRVEIEVEGVGTLSHTVRIP comes from the coding sequence ATGAAACGCGTCCGATTCCGCGACTCCGCCGGGAACGTCCGGGGCGGCCGGTGGACCGTCGAGGACGGCGAACCCGTCGTCACCGCGGCCGCGGGCCCCTACGGCCGCATCGCCTTCGGCGACGAGTCGTACTCGCCGGAGGAGGTCGAGGTGTTGCCCCCCTGCGAGCCCACGAAGATCGTCTGCGTCGGCCTCAACTACGCCGACCACGCCGAGGAGACGGGCAAGGACATCCCGGACCGGCCCATGCTCTTCCTGAAGCCGCCCAACACCGTCGCCAGCCACAACTCCACGGTGACGCTGCTGCCGGACAAGGAGCGCATCGACTTCGAGGCCGAACTGGGCGTCGTCATCGGCGAGCAGTGCAAGAACGTCACCGCGAAGGGCGCCGAGGACGTCATCGCGGGCTACACCTGCGTCAACGACCTCTCGAACCGTGACGACCAGCGCCAGGAGCAAAACTGGGTCCGCGGCAAGGCCTTCGACAACGCCTGTCCCATCGGCCCGCTCGTCGCGACCCCGGAGCACGTCCCCGAGGACGCCACCATCGAGTCCCGCGTCAACGGCGAGACCCGCCAGTCCTCCTCCCGCGACAACTTCATCTTCTCCATCCCGGAGCTCATCGAGGAGATAACGAGCTACATGACGCTCGAACCGGGCGACGTCATCTCGACGGGGACGCCCTCGGGCGTCGGCCCGCTGGAGAACGGCGACCGGGTCGAGATAGAGGTCGAGGGCGTCGGGACGCTCTCGCACACCGTTCGCATCCCCTGA
- a CDS encoding NAD(P)-binding domain-containing protein, with protein MKLLVVGAGAMGRWFAERVATADDQVGFADTDPDAARAAVEDVGGRVVDPESDERFDVVCVAVPMPAAPDAIEAYAPRAERAICDVTGSMRDPMAAMHEHAPDCERLSLHPLFAPERAPGNVAVVTDNGGEVSETVRERLTAGGNDVVETTPEEHDQAMETVQARAHTAVLAFAAAADDVPDHFQTPVSAGLFDLVEQTTGGEGRVYADIQAAFDGADDVATAAAEIADADADRFVDFYERLS; from the coding sequence ATGAAACTGCTCGTGGTGGGTGCCGGCGCGATGGGTCGGTGGTTCGCCGAGCGCGTCGCCACCGCGGACGACCAGGTCGGCTTCGCCGACACCGACCCGGACGCCGCCCGGGCGGCCGTCGAAGACGTCGGTGGCCGCGTCGTCGATCCGGAGAGCGACGAGCGCTTCGACGTCGTCTGCGTCGCCGTCCCGATGCCGGCCGCGCCGGACGCCATCGAAGCGTACGCTCCCCGGGCGGAGCGGGCTATCTGCGACGTGACGGGCAGCATGCGCGACCCGATGGCGGCGATGCACGAGCACGCGCCCGACTGCGAGCGACTGAGCCTCCACCCCCTCTTCGCCCCGGAGCGAGCGCCGGGCAACGTCGCCGTCGTCACGGACAACGGCGGCGAGGTCAGCGAGACCGTCCGGGAGCGACTGACCGCCGGCGGAAACGACGTCGTCGAGACGACGCCCGAGGAACACGACCAGGCGATGGAGACCGTCCAGGCGCGGGCGCACACGGCCGTCCTCGCGTTCGCGGCGGCCGCCGATGACGTCCCCGACCACTTCCAGACGCCCGTCTCCGCGGGCCTGTTCGACCTCGTCGAGCAGACGACCGGCGGCGAGGGGCGCGTCTACGCGGACATCCAGGCCGCCTTCGACGGCGCCGACGACGTCGCCACCGCGGCCGCCGAGATCGCCGACGCGGACGCCGACCGATTCGTCGACTTCTACGAGCGCCTCTCATGA
- a CDS encoding small ribosomal subunit Rsm22 family protein — protein sequence MNPDQREQVLSNAKYLRNVRPLDPDEISEYVEGQPHPAVVRQVIREEAFDLGVVERDDGTFEPAPEEPISVAFHGVETFPERHAATLEELLVEEFGVDWPDGESGERLRDRIRQVKDRYLRQVDVTYDELTALGYAIYHLPDYYATTQYVLADLARDGLIERPLRVLDVGAGVGGPALGLLDLLPEDALVDYHAVEPSDAADVLERMLEGYGPNVRTTVHRETAEAFEPGSADADGSGGASESGSGSEGGTDGGFDLILFGNVLSELADPGAVVRRYLDALATDGSLVALAPADRNTAIELREIERDVADRGPATVYAPTVRLWHGESPEGESWSFDVEPDLAVPEFQRRLDEAATDPDHEPGEFVNVDVQYAYSVLRRDGERAIEAQGSREFAAKMADAEDHVTERVNLVAVKLSNDLSEGGNPLFLIGDGSQETDHFAVLTDESTLNADLRRADYGDLLFFENALVLWNDDEAAYNVVVDGETVVDAAS from the coding sequence ATGAATCCTGACCAGCGCGAGCAGGTCCTCTCGAACGCCAAATACCTGCGCAACGTCCGCCCGCTCGACCCCGACGAGATCTCCGAGTACGTCGAAGGCCAGCCACATCCGGCCGTCGTCCGGCAGGTCATCCGCGAGGAGGCCTTCGACCTCGGCGTCGTCGAGCGCGACGACGGGACCTTCGAGCCAGCGCCCGAGGAACCCATCTCCGTCGCCTTCCACGGCGTCGAGACGTTCCCGGAGCGCCACGCCGCGACGCTCGAGGAACTGCTCGTCGAGGAATTCGGCGTCGACTGGCCGGACGGCGAAAGCGGCGAGCGCCTCCGGGACCGGATCCGCCAGGTCAAGGACCGCTACCTGCGGCAGGTCGACGTCACCTACGACGAACTGACGGCGCTGGGGTACGCGATTTACCACCTCCCAGACTACTACGCGACGACCCAGTACGTCCTCGCGGACCTGGCCCGAGACGGGCTGATCGAACGGCCGCTCCGCGTCCTCGACGTCGGCGCCGGCGTCGGTGGCCCCGCGCTCGGCCTCCTCGACCTGTTGCCGGAGGACGCGCTCGTCGACTACCACGCGGTCGAACCGAGCGACGCCGCGGACGTCCTCGAGCGGATGCTCGAGGGCTACGGCCCGAACGTCCGGACCACGGTCCACCGGGAGACTGCGGAGGCGTTCGAGCCCGGCTCTGCGGACGCGGACGGGAGCGGAGGTGCGAGCGAAAGCGGAAGCGGGAGCGAGGGCGGGACGGACGGCGGGTTCGACCTGATCCTGTTCGGCAACGTCCTCAGCGAACTGGCCGACCCCGGGGCCGTGGTTCGACGATACCTCGACGCGCTCGCGACCGACGGCTCGCTGGTCGCGCTCGCCCCGGCAGACCGGAACACGGCCATCGAACTGCGGGAGATAGAGCGCGATGTAGCGGACCGCGGGCCGGCGACGGTGTACGCGCCCACGGTCAGGCTCTGGCACGGCGAATCTCCCGAAGGCGAGTCCTGGTCGTTCGACGTCGAGCCCGATCTCGCCGTTCCGGAGTTCCAGCGTCGACTCGACGAGGCCGCGACCGATCCGGACCACGAACCCGGCGAGTTCGTCAACGTCGACGTGCAGTACGCCTACTCCGTCCTCCGCCGGGACGGCGAGCGGGCCATCGAAGCCCAGGGGAGCAGGGAGTTCGCGGCGAAGATGGCCGACGCCGAGGACCACGTCACCGAGCGCGTCAACCTCGTCGCGGTCAAACTCAGCAACGACCTCTCCGAGGGCGGCAATCCACTCTTCCTGATCGGCGACGGGAGCCAGGAGACCGACCACTTCGCGGTCCTCACCGACGAGTCGACGCTCAACGCAGACCTGCGGCGGGCCGACTACGGCGACTTGCTCTTCTTCGAGAACGCGCTGGTGCTGTGGAACGACGACGAAGCGGCCTACAACGTGGTCGTCGACGGCGAGACGGTCGTCGACGCGGCCTCGTGA
- the surE gene encoding 5'/3'-nucleotidase SurE: MVGTEPSILLTNDDGIESVGFRALYDALSEVGDVTAVAPMADQSAVGRAISHEVTVHEYDLGYAIEGTPADCVVAGIESLVPDADLVVAGCNEGANLGSYVLGRSGTVSAAVEATFFDVPAIAVSMYIPVREDTAFSDVETDPGSYAEAQRVTSYLADNALQSGVFERCDYLNVNAPVAEWGPAPMAVTEPSTVYEMGAEKEGDLITLHDRIWERMADGDIPDPEGTDRRAVVDGKVSVSPLTAPHTCQHHDSLDALAEAYDPA, from the coding sequence ATGGTAGGAACGGAGCCGTCGATCCTCCTGACGAACGACGACGGCATCGAGAGCGTCGGGTTTCGCGCCCTCTACGACGCCCTGTCCGAAGTCGGCGACGTGACGGCCGTCGCACCGATGGCGGACCAGAGCGCCGTCGGCCGGGCCATCTCTCACGAGGTGACGGTCCACGAGTACGACCTGGGCTACGCCATCGAGGGCACCCCGGCCGACTGCGTCGTCGCCGGGATCGAGTCGCTCGTCCCAGACGCCGATCTGGTCGTGGCTGGGTGTAACGAGGGAGCCAACCTCGGGTCGTACGTCCTCGGCCGGTCGGGGACGGTAAGCGCCGCCGTCGAGGCGACGTTCTTCGACGTCCCGGCCATCGCCGTCTCGATGTACATCCCCGTCCGCGAGGACACCGCGTTCTCCGACGTCGAGACCGACCCCGGGAGCTACGCCGAGGCCCAGCGAGTAACGAGCTACCTCGCCGACAACGCCCTCCAGTCGGGGGTCTTCGAGCGATGTGACTATCTGAACGTCAACGCCCCCGTCGCGGAGTGGGGCCCCGCGCCGATGGCAGTCACCGAGCCCTCGACCGTCTACGAGATGGGCGCCGAGAAGGAGGGCGACCTGATCACGCTCCACGACCGTATCTGGGAGCGGATGGCCGACGGGGACATCCCCGACCCCGAGGGAACGGACCGCCGGGCCGTCGTCGACGGCAAGGTGAGCGTCTCGCCGCTGACCGCACCCCACACGTGTCAGCACCACGACTCGCTCGACGCGCTCGCCGAAGCGTACGACCCGGCCTGA
- a CDS encoding winged helix-turn-helix domain-containing protein → MDGVLWQLLASSRGAATRSRLVRELEERPKNANELAESLGVDYTTVRHHLDVLMEHDVLEPTGDGYGAVYVFTAEADAHWDVVEEILGTVPEEEA, encoded by the coding sequence ATGGACGGCGTCCTCTGGCAGTTGCTCGCCAGTTCCCGCGGAGCAGCGACGCGTTCGCGACTGGTCCGGGAACTCGAGGAGAGACCGAAGAACGCCAACGAGCTCGCCGAGTCGCTCGGCGTCGACTACACCACCGTCAGACACCACCTCGACGTCCTGATGGAGCACGACGTGCTCGAACCGACCGGGGACGGCTACGGGGCAGTGTACGTCTTCACGGCCGAGGCCGACGCCCACTGGGACGTGGTCGAGGAGATACTCGGGACGGTTCCGGAAGAGGAGGCCTGA
- a CDS encoding COG4315 family predicted lipoprotein, with amino-acid sequence MGIAGSTVALAGCLGIGEGGSGSDSDSGSGSGSGSDAGSDSGSGSDTGSGSNSGAGSGADSGPAVTVRSHEEHGEILVGNDDMALYMYDRDSQGEGESACGADCADGWPPLTVDGDPAKGDDVAADLTTFEREDGATQVAAAGWPLYYFASDEEPAHTRGHGASDVWWLLRPDGSKVE; translated from the coding sequence GTGGGGATTGCGGGGAGTACAGTCGCGCTCGCCGGGTGTCTGGGAATCGGAGAGGGCGGGTCAGGATCGGACTCAGACAGCGGATCTGGGTCGGGGTCGGGATCTGACGCTGGATCTGACTCAGGCTCCGGTTCGGACACAGGTTCCGGGTCGAACTCCGGGGCGGGGTCGGGAGCAGACTCGGGACCGGCTGTCACCGTCCGCTCGCACGAGGAACACGGGGAGATCCTCGTCGGGAACGACGACATGGCTCTCTACATGTACGACAGGGACTCACAGGGTGAGGGGGAGAGCGCCTGCGGCGCCGACTGCGCGGACGGGTGGCCGCCGCTGACTGTCGACGGGGATCCGGCGAAGGGCGACGACGTCGCCGCGGACCTGACGACGTTCGAGCGGGAGGACGGCGCGACGCAGGTTGCCGCCGCCGGCTGGCCGCTGTACTACTTCGCCTCGGACGAGGAACCAGCCCACACCAGAGGACACGGCGCCAGCGACGTCTGGTGGCTCCTCCGTCCCGACGGGTCGAAGGTCGAGTAG
- a CDS encoding DMT family transporter translates to MRYRNLVLFLALAVAWGSAFTAIKAGLEFFPPVLFAAFRYDAAGVLMLAYAVYATDQWRPVSRQEWYLVGVGGLLLIAAYHAFLFVGEQGTTSAAAAIIVSLSPVLTTGFARGLLPDERLTALGIAGLLLGFAGVVVLSNPDPSNLVTRSTVSQLLVFLAAASFALGSVLTRRIDADLPIETMEAWSMLLGAVLMHVVSRLLGESVAGVEWTADAVLALAYLVVVASALGFLVYFDLLERLGPIEINFVSYAAPVVAAVTGFLVLQETPSVFTVAGFTLIVIGFALLKRDALRDEVRSIRRSIGTRD, encoded by the coding sequence GTGAGGTACCGCAATCTCGTCCTGTTCCTCGCGCTGGCCGTCGCCTGGGGCTCGGCCTTCACCGCCATCAAGGCGGGCCTCGAGTTCTTTCCGCCGGTGCTGTTCGCGGCCTTCAGGTACGACGCCGCGGGCGTCCTGATGCTCGCCTATGCGGTCTACGCCACCGACCAGTGGCGCCCTGTGTCCCGTCAGGAGTGGTACCTGGTCGGCGTCGGCGGCCTCCTGCTGATCGCCGCCTATCACGCCTTCCTGTTCGTCGGCGAACAGGGTACCACGAGCGCCGCGGCGGCCATCATCGTCAGCCTCTCGCCGGTCCTGACCACCGGCTTCGCGCGCGGCCTGCTCCCGGACGAGCGCCTCACGGCGCTGGGAATCGCCGGCCTCCTCCTCGGCTTCGCCGGCGTCGTCGTCCTGAGTAACCCCGACCCGAGCAACCTCGTCACGAGAAGTACCGTCTCGCAACTGCTCGTCTTCCTCGCCGCCGCGTCGTTCGCACTCGGCAGCGTCCTCACGCGCCGCATCGACGCCGACCTCCCCATCGAGACGATGGAGGCCTGGTCGATGCTGCTGGGCGCGGTGCTGATGCACGTCGTGAGTCGCTTGCTCGGCGAATCCGTGGCCGGAGTCGAGTGGACCGCAGACGCCGTCCTCGCGCTCGCGTACCTCGTCGTCGTCGCGAGCGCACTGGGGTTCCTCGTCTACTTCGACCTGCTGGAACGCCTCGGCCCGATCGAGATCAACTTCGTCTCCTACGCGGCGCCCGTCGTCGCCGCCGTCACCGGATTCCTCGTCCTCCAGGAGACGCCGTCCGTCTTCACCGTCGCCGGGTTCACGTTGATCGTCATCGGGTTCGCGCTCCTGAAACGCGACGCCCTCCGTGACGAGGTGCGTTCGATCCGGCGCTCGATCGGAACGCGGGACTGA
- a CDS encoding aminoglycoside N(3)-acetyltransferase, protein MSEADAIDRADEPVTVSSLVADLRDLGVEAGDTLLVHSSTSALGWVSGGPLAVIDAFQEVLTDAGTLVMPTHTTQYTDPADWEAPPVPDDWVDSIRESRPPYRPEVTPTRGMGAIPECFRNYPDVVRSCHPQYSFAAWGGAADAVVTDHGLDDPLGENSPLARVYDRDGDVLLLGVGHDSNTSFHLSEHRADFQKERTVSTAPILEDGHRVDVEISDLETSTADFDALGSAFEREVGLVSGAVGAATARLASQRALVDFAVEWFEAHRRPDGP, encoded by the coding sequence ATGAGCGAAGCGGACGCCATCGACCGAGCCGACGAACCTGTCACCGTCTCCTCGCTGGTCGCCGACCTGCGCGACCTCGGCGTCGAAGCGGGCGACACGCTCCTGGTTCACTCGTCGACGAGCGCGCTCGGCTGGGTTTCGGGGGGACCGCTGGCCGTTATCGACGCCTTCCAGGAGGTACTGACCGACGCGGGAACGCTGGTGATGCCGACGCACACGACCCAGTACACCGATCCGGCGGACTGGGAAGCGCCGCCTGTCCCCGACGACTGGGTCGACTCGATCCGCGAGTCCAGGCCGCCGTATCGGCCAGAGGTCACCCCGACGCGGGGGATGGGCGCGATACCCGAGTGCTTCCGGAACTACCCGGACGTCGTTCGCAGCTGCCACCCACAGTACTCGTTCGCTGCGTGGGGTGGGGCGGCCGACGCCGTCGTGACCGACCACGGCCTGGACGACCCTCTCGGGGAGAACTCCCCGCTGGCCCGGGTCTACGACCGCGACGGTGACGTCCTCCTGCTGGGCGTCGGCCACGACAGCAACACGTCGTTCCACCTCTCGGAGCACCGGGCCGACTTTCAGAAAGAGCGGACAGTGAGCACGGCGCCGATTCTCGAAGACGGCCATCGAGTGGACGTCGAGATATCCGACCTCGAGACGAGCACAGCGGACTTCGACGCGCTGGGGTCAGCGTTCGAACGAGAGGTCGGACTCGTCTCCGGGGCGGTCGGCGCGGCGACGGCCAGACTCGCCAGCCAGCGGGCACTCGTCGACTTCGCCGTCGAGTGGTTCGAGGCCCACCGCCGACCGGACGGTCCCTGA
- a CDS encoding carbonic anhydrase — MRRSFVDILERNADHAEAFQFSFDDLQEDQHPEVVSVSCSDSRVLHDHVWGNDEPGHVFTCSNIGNRVTQRGASGDVVSGDVLYPVEHTGTETVVVMGHTGCGAVTATYDALSHGLSDLPGIEYCLELLKPHVEPGVEALPDGLDRSAAVNHLVEYNVDQQVSVLRDCDEIGDTVDVIGVVYDFQGVYGGRRGEVHVINVDGERSVEALREAYPQIDSRIDRLWTY, encoded by the coding sequence ATGCGGCGATCCTTCGTCGACATCCTGGAACGGAACGCCGACCACGCCGAGGCGTTCCAGTTCAGCTTCGACGACCTCCAGGAGGACCAGCACCCGGAAGTCGTCAGCGTCAGTTGCTCTGACTCTCGCGTCCTCCACGACCACGTGTGGGGCAACGACGAACCCGGCCACGTCTTCACCTGTAGCAACATCGGCAACCGCGTCACCCAGCGCGGGGCCTCGGGCGACGTCGTCTCCGGGGACGTCCTCTACCCCGTCGAACACACTGGCACGGAGACAGTCGTCGTGATGGGCCACACCGGCTGCGGAGCCGTCACGGCGACCTACGACGCGCTCAGCCACGGGCTATCGGACCTGCCTGGCATCGAGTACTGCCTCGAACTGCTGAAGCCCCACGTCGAACCCGGCGTCGAGGCGCTCCCCGACGGGCTGGACCGCTCGGCCGCAGTCAACCACCTCGTCGAGTACAACGTCGACCAGCAGGTGTCGGTGCTCCGGGACTGCGACGAGATCGGTGACACCGTCGACGTGATCGGGGTCGTCTACGACTTCCAGGGCGTCTACGGCGGCCGTCGCGGGGAGGTGCACGTGATCAACGTCGACGGCGAGCGCTCGGTCGAGGCGCTGCGGGAGGCGTACCCCCAGATCGACTCGCGCATCGACCGCCTCTGGACGTACTGA